TACGCGAAGGTGAAGGCGATGAAGATCGACGTGCTGCTCGGGCCGCATCCGGAAGTCTATGGCATGCAGGCCAAGCGTGCGGAGATGAAGGACGGCGCGCCGAACCCGTTCGTCAAGCCGGGCGAGCTCACCACCTACGCGACCGGCCTGTCGGAGGATTTCGACAAGCAGCTCGCCAAGCAGACCGCGGCGCTGGAGAAGAAATAGCGGAGATACTTCACCTCACTCCAACGCGGAGAGGTGGATGCCGCACGTCGTCCGGCACGACCGGCGTGCGGCGATCCGCGGCGCCCATGCGCATGGTTAGCAGGACGTGACCACGAACGCGCCGATGGGGCCGAAGCGCTGCCCCCGGCAGCCTGTAATGCTTAACGGGACCTGACCAATGCACGCGGCCGGAAATTTTTGCGGCCGCGCGCAACCTGCGCTGGCCTTTTCGCAGGGAACCCGTCTAACGCGCCCTTTACCCCCGCCGTGCAAGATCGCCCCCGTTTTTGAAGGGATACGGGGCGCGTATTGCAATGCCTGTCGCCAATTTGAAGTCTCATTTCGCCGCCGCGATGCGGCTGTTTCGCGTGCCGGCCGACAATCCGGACCTGACGCGCGCGCAGTTCGACGCCTTCTCCAAGCAGATTCCGCTGCTCTACTTCATCCTCATGAGCAACACGATCGCTGTCGCCTATACGTATGTGAACGTGGCGCCGGACTGGCTGACGATGATCGTGCCCTCCGTGCTGACCGTGCTTGCGGCGCTCCGGACCATCTGGTGGCTGCGCCAGCGTCATCTCGTGCGCAGCGATGCCGACATCCTGCGCAATCTGCGCGCCACCAACTGGATGACGCTGCCGATCGGTGCGGGCTTCACTGCATGGTCCTTCGCGCTCTATCCCTACGGTGATCCATTCGCCAAGAGCCAGGTCGCCTTCTACATGGCCGTCACCGTGATCGGCTGCATCTTCTCGCTGATGCATCTGCGCTCGGCGGCGCTGATCGTGACGCTGGTCGTCGACGTGCCCTATGTGCTGTTCTTCTGGGCCACCGGCGAGCCGACGCTGAAGGCGATCGCCGTCAACAACCTTCTGGTTTCCGGCGCGATGGTGACGGTGCTGGTCATCTACTATCGCAACTTCGCCGATCTCGTCGCCAGCCGCAAATCGCTGCTGGCGCAGCAGGCGGCGACGCAAGCGCTGTCGGACGAGAACTTCCGTCTCGCCAATCTGGATTCGCTCACCGAGCTGCCGAACCGCCGCCGCTTCTTCGCCGAGCTGTCGAGTGCCTTCATCGACGCCGAGCGCAGGAACGTTCGCGTCGCGGTCGGCATCATCGATCTCGACGGCTTCAAGCCGATCAACGACAATTACGGCCATTCGGTCGGCGACCGCGTCCTGATCGAGGCCGGCCGGCGCATCCGCGAGGTCTGCGAAGGCTTCGGTCCGCAGCGCGTCGAGTTCGCAAGGCTCGGCGGCGACGAGTTCGGTCTCGTCGTGTGCGGCGACCCCGAGGACGCCGATCTGGTGCGGCTCGGCGAACGCATCGGCGAGCGGGTCAAGCTGCCCTACCAGCTCGACACTGCCCA
The genomic region above belongs to Bradyrhizobium arachidis and contains:
- a CDS encoding putative bifunctional diguanylate cyclase/phosphodiesterase — protein: MPVANLKSHFAAAMRLFRVPADNPDLTRAQFDAFSKQIPLLYFILMSNTIAVAYTYVNVAPDWLTMIVPSVLTVLAALRTIWWLRQRHLVRSDADILRNLRATNWMTLPIGAGFTAWSFALYPYGDPFAKSQVAFYMAVTVIGCIFSLMHLRSAALIVTLVVDVPYVLFFWATGEPTLKAIAVNNLLVSGAMVTVLVIYYRNFADLVASRKSLLAQQAATQALSDENFRLANLDSLTELPNRRRFFAELSSAFIDAERRNVRVAVGIIDLDGFKPINDNYGHSVGDRVLIEAGRRIREVCEGFGPQRVEFARLGGDEFGLVVCGDPEDADLVRLGERIGERVKLPYQLDTAHTGLSCSIGFALYPDSATTAEALYECADYSLYHAKRHLRGRTVIFSSELEAEIRSRGVIETLLRSADFDTEMELVFQPIVDAMSEHTAGFETLARWRSPRLGWVSPADFIPAAERIGLIRPLTRALLARALAAAKTWPDHIRLSFNLSAHDVCAAEGILPLISIIERSGLPPHRIDFEITETAVTFDFVRAQQSIATLKAMGCGISLDDFGTGYSSLSHVHRLPLDKIKVDRSFVADINENPVSHKIIKSLTGLCDDMEIACVVEGVETRAQLDTLRRLGCDYIQGYYFAKPMPGDAIGDYLANEGQRLDGAAARVVA